In the Mesorhizobium sp. M1D.F.Ca.ET.043.01.1.1 genome, GATATCGGTGAGGTCCAGCGTTGCGAATGGCCCCAGGCCCTTGCCGCCGCTTGCCGCAAGCACGAGATGATCGAATGGGCCGAGATCGGTGAAGAAGCGCCGCACCTCGTCCGGTTTGGTCGCGTCGAATGCAGCCTTGCCGACGGTGCCGCCAAGGCTCTTCCAGGCGCTCTTCAGCTTTTCCTCGTTGCGGCCGGTGATCGTCACTTTCATTGTGGGGCTGACCAGCCGCTTTGCCGTGGCAAGGCCGATGCCGGACGAGCCGCCGATGATCACGCAGTGTTCGATAGTCTCGCTCATGAGTGCTGTTTCCTGGATGTCGTGGAAGATTGTCCGGTCAGGTCGAGGCTGAGATCCCGCAACCGGCGGCGGGCCTTTTCGTCATAGGCCTGTGCATCGGCGCGCGATTCCCGCTGGCCGTCGAAATAGAGGCCGCTGCGGCCTTCGAGCGCCGGTGAGGCGGCGAGGTTGACAATGGCGTCGGCGCCGGTCTCGACCGAGCTCCATGGCGTGACGCCCGCCTGCCGCACCATCGTCGTGTCCATGTAGCTTGCCGGGTGGAGCGCATTGACGGTGACGCCGGAGCCCTCGAGCTGTTCGGCCAGGTCGATGGTGAACAGGATCTGCGCCAGCTTGCTCTGGCAATAGGCGCGAACGCCGCTATAGCCATGGGTCAGCATGACGTCGTCGAAGTCGATCGCCTGCTGGCCGGCCGAGGCGACGTTGACGATGCGCGCCGGCGTGCTGGCCTTGAGCAGGGGCAGCAGCTCCGACGTCAGCAGGAAGCCGGCGAGATAGTTGACGGCGAAGCGCAGTTCGTAGCCGTCGGCGCTCACCTGCCTTCTCGCGTCCTGGCCGCCGGTGCCGACGCCGGCAT is a window encoding:
- a CDS encoding SDR family oxidoreductase, whose protein sequence is MELKDKTVLVTGSTDGVGRVVAERLGAAGARVLVHGRDEGRGKATVAAIVAKGGKAEFLAADLASLAEVRRLAEAVRARTDRLDVLINNAGVGTGGQDARRQVSADGYELRFAVNYLAGFLLTSELLPLLKASTPARIVNVASAGQQAIDFDDVMLTHGYSGVRAYCQSKLAQILFTIDLAEQLEGSGVTVNALHPASYMDTTMVRQAGVTPWSSVETGADAIVNLAASPALEGRSGLYFDGQRESRADAQAYDEKARRRLRDLSLDLTGQSSTTSRKQHS